One Clostridium novyi NT genomic window carries:
- a CDS encoding tRNA (mnm(5)s(2)U34)-methyltransferase, translating to MKNVLTNSMNLAKEIAIKKLQEGDIAVDATMGNGNDTVFLARLVGEKGKIYSFDVQSTAIENTKKRISDNKINTEIELIHDGHENIDKYIKEKVKLVMFNLGYLPSAEHNITTKAETTIVAIKKSLDMLEKNGVILLVIYHGHENGKLEKVAIEEFTSNLNQKEYNVMKLGFINQINNPPILIAIEKR from the coding sequence ATGAAGAATGTTTTAACTAACTCTATGAATTTAGCAAAAGAAATAGCTATTAAAAAACTTCAAGAGGGAGATATAGCAGTAGATGCTACAATGGGCAATGGAAATGATACAGTATTTTTAGCAAGACTAGTTGGAGAAAAGGGTAAAATTTATAGTTTTGATGTTCAAAGCACAGCTATAGAAAATACTAAAAAGAGAATTAGTGATAATAAAATTAATACAGAAATAGAATTAATACATGATGGTCATGAGAACATAGATAAATACATAAAAGAAAAAGTAAAATTAGTTATGTTTAACTTGGGATATCTTCCAAGTGCAGAACATAATATTACTACTAAGGCAGAAACAACAATAGTTGCTATAAAAAAATCATTAGATATGCTAGAGAAAAATGGTGTTATATTATTAGTAATTTATCATGGACATGAAAATGGTAAATTAGAAAAGGTGGCTATAGAGGAGTTTACATCTAATTTAAATCAAAAAGAATATAATGTTATGAAATTAGGTTTCATTAATCAAATAAATAATCCACCTATATTAATAGCAATAGAAAAAAGGTAA
- the ptsP gene encoding phosphoenolpyruvate--protein phosphotransferase, whose amino-acid sequence MIKGIGVCPGIAIAKTLILKEEELIIEKKSITDIEQEKTKFDNAILKAKNDLEKIHSTVLKELGDDKAQIFQAHMLILNDPELIGPTKEKIESGLNAEFAFKEVVSQMIAIFESIEDEYLKERAADVRDVSKRVLTYLLGKEVIDVSVLPDEVILIAEDLTPSVTASMDKRMVKGFLTNIGGKTSHTAIMAKTLEIPAVVGLNDITEKVKNGDIIAFNGKTGEIIINPSEEQLNNYKEQKIKLENYKKEIKELIGKQSITKDGKVVELAGNIGTPDDVEGLLLNDAEGVGLFRTEFLYMNRHEIPSEEEQYEAYKKVLESMGNKPVVIRTLDIGGDKEVPYLNLPKESNPFLGYRAIRLCLDRKDLFITQLRALLRASVHGKLRIMFPMISSLEELLNAKNILNETKEALIKEGVKVSDNIEVGMMIEVPSAAIISDILAKHVDFFSIGTNDLIQYTTAVDRINEKISYLYTPMNPAVLRLIKLVIDNAHKAGIWAGMCGEVAGDERLIPVLLGMGLDEFSMSAISILPARKLISSLSLKEAEEISNKVLSLNSAEEINTLLSNLNK is encoded by the coding sequence ATGATTAAAGGAATCGGGGTTTGTCCTGGTATAGCTATTGCAAAAACTTTAATTTTAAAAGAAGAAGAATTAATTATAGAAAAAAAATCTATTACAGACATTGAACAAGAAAAAACTAAATTTGATAATGCTATTTTAAAAGCTAAAAATGATCTTGAAAAAATACACTCTACTGTACTTAAAGAACTTGGTGATGACAAAGCTCAAATCTTCCAAGCCCATATGCTTATTTTAAACGATCCAGAACTTATAGGTCCAACTAAGGAAAAAATAGAATCTGGATTAAATGCTGAATTTGCTTTTAAGGAAGTTGTATCTCAAATGATTGCAATTTTTGAATCTATAGAAGATGAATACTTAAAAGAAAGAGCAGCAGATGTTAGAGATGTGTCAAAAAGAGTATTAACTTATCTTTTAGGTAAAGAAGTTATAGATGTATCTGTTCTACCTGATGAAGTAATACTAATTGCTGAAGATTTAACTCCGTCAGTTACTGCCTCTATGGATAAGCGTATGGTTAAAGGTTTTTTAACTAATATAGGCGGAAAAACTTCTCACACAGCTATAATGGCAAAAACATTAGAAATTCCAGCTGTAGTTGGTCTTAATGATATTACTGAAAAAGTTAAAAATGGTGATATTATAGCCTTTAACGGTAAAACTGGAGAAATTATAATAAATCCAAGTGAAGAACAACTTAATAATTATAAAGAACAAAAGATAAAACTTGAAAATTATAAAAAAGAAATAAAAGAATTAATTGGTAAACAAAGCATAACTAAAGATGGAAAAGTAGTTGAACTTGCTGGAAACATAGGAACTCCAGATGATGTAGAAGGCTTACTTTTAAATGATGCTGAAGGTGTTGGTCTTTTTAGAACTGAATTTTTATATATGAATAGGCATGAAATTCCTTCTGAAGAAGAGCAATATGAAGCTTACAAAAAAGTTTTAGAATCAATGGGAAATAAACCTGTTGTAATTAGAACACTAGATATAGGTGGAGATAAAGAAGTTCCTTATCTTAACCTTCCAAAAGAATCTAACCCATTCTTAGGTTATAGAGCTATAAGACTTTGTCTTGACAGAAAAGATTTATTTATAACTCAATTAAGAGCCTTACTAAGAGCTAGTGTTCATGGAAAACTTAGAATAATGTTTCCTATGATATCAAGCCTTGAAGAATTATTAAATGCAAAAAATATATTAAATGAAACTAAAGAAGCCTTAATAAAAGAAGGCGTTAAAGTTTCTGATAACATAGAAGTTGGAATGATGATAGAAGTACCTTCTGCCGCTATAATAAGTGATATTCTAGCAAAACATGTAGATTTCTTTAGTATAGGAACTAATGATTTAATTCAATATACTACTGCTGTAGATAGAATTAATGAAAAAATAAGTTATCTTTATACTCCAATGAATCCTGCTGTTTTAAGACTTATAAAACTTGTTATAGATAATGCACATAAAGCTGGTATTTGGGCTGGAATGTGCGGCGAAGTAGCTGGTGATGAAAGATTAATACCTGTTCTACTTGGAATGGGCTTAGATGAATTTAGTATGAGTGCTATTTCAATTCTACCGGCTAGAAAATTAATCTCTTCTCTTTCTCTTAAAGAAGCTGAAGAAATTAGTAACAAAGTTTTAAGTTTAAATTCTGCTGAAGAAATTAACACCCTTTTAAGTAATTTAAATAAATAA
- a CDS encoding DNA topoisomerase III produces the protein MGKILILAEKPSVGRDIARVLNCKKGGNGFLEGDKYIVTWALGHLVTLADPEAYDNKYKSWNIEDLPMIPKHLKLVVIKKSGKQFNTVKAQMNRKDVGEIVIATDAGREGELVARWIIEKAHIKKPIKRLWISSVTDKAIKDGFKNLKDGREYNNLYKSAIARAEADWLVGINATRALTCKYNAQLSCGRVQTPTIAMIAQREEEIKNFKPKTYYGIEAKSDKLKLVWQDSRSNDIKTFNKDKCENIIKNIKNKDAKVVEVNKVKKKKFSPQLYDLTELQRDANKIFNFSAKETLSIMQRLYENHKVLTYPRTDSRYLTEDVVDTIKDRLKACGVGVYGKYANKLLKGTIKGNKSFVDNTKVSDHHAIIPTEQKFALASLSDNERKIYDLVVKRFFAVLYPPFEYEKTTIKAKIGEENFIAKGKVVLANGWKEVYSNDFEDDMEDELKEQILPSINKGDSIKINSISKTTGETKPPKPFNEATLLSAMENPVKYMSGESKELKKTIGETGGIGTVATRADIIEKLFNTFLIEKRGKDIFITSKGKQLLDLVPEELKSPALTAEWEQKLTAISKGKLNKDKFLSEIKDYSKDTVNEIKNSKEKFKHDNMTRVKCPECGKYMLEVNGKKGKILVCQDRECGYRKGISRISNARCPECHKKLELRGEGEGQIFVCKCGYREKLSAFKERKKKDSGKVSKREVNKYLRQQQKENDEPFNNPFAEAFKKLGLK, from the coding sequence ATGGGCAAAATATTGATACTAGCAGAAAAGCCTTCAGTAGGAAGGGACATAGCAAGGGTTTTAAATTGCAAAAAAGGTGGAAATGGATTTTTAGAAGGAGATAAATATATTGTAACTTGGGCACTTGGACATTTAGTTACACTAGCTGATCCAGAAGCCTATGATAATAAATACAAATCATGGAATATTGAAGATTTACCTATGATTCCAAAGCATTTAAAGCTTGTTGTTATAAAAAAGAGTGGCAAACAGTTTAATACTGTAAAAGCACAGATGAATAGAAAGGATGTAGGAGAAATTGTAATTGCTACAGATGCAGGGCGTGAAGGTGAACTTGTTGCAAGATGGATAATTGAAAAAGCACATATTAAAAAGCCTATTAAACGTCTTTGGATTTCGTCAGTTACAGATAAAGCTATAAAAGATGGATTTAAAAATTTAAAGGATGGTAGAGAATATAATAATCTTTACAAATCAGCCATTGCACGTGCTGAAGCAGACTGGTTAGTTGGAATTAATGCAACTCGTGCTTTAACATGCAAATACAATGCACAATTATCTTGTGGAAGAGTGCAAACTCCAACTATAGCTATGATTGCACAAAGAGAAGAAGAAATTAAAAATTTTAAGCCGAAAACTTATTATGGAATAGAAGCTAAAAGTGATAAGTTAAAATTAGTTTGGCAAGATTCAAGGTCGAATGATATAAAAACATTTAATAAGGATAAGTGCGAAAATATAATTAAAAATATTAAAAATAAAGATGCTAAGGTTGTAGAGGTTAATAAGGTTAAGAAAAAGAAATTTTCACCTCAATTATATGATCTAACAGAATTACAACGTGATGCAAATAAAATATTCAATTTTTCTGCAAAAGAAACACTTTCTATAATGCAAAGATTATATGAAAATCATAAGGTGTTAACTTATCCAAGAACTGATTCAAGATATTTAACAGAAGATGTTGTAGATACAATTAAAGATAGGCTAAAAGCTTGTGGAGTTGGTGTATATGGTAAGTATGCAAATAAGCTTTTAAAAGGCACCATAAAGGGCAATAAGAGCTTTGTAGACAATACTAAGGTTTCAGATCACCATGCAATTATACCAACAGAACAAAAATTTGCATTAGCTTCATTAAGTGATAATGAAAGAAAAATATATGATTTAGTAGTTAAAAGATTCTTTGCAGTTTTATATCCACCATTTGAATACGAAAAGACAACAATAAAAGCAAAAATAGGAGAGGAAAACTTTATTGCTAAAGGAAAAGTTGTTTTAGCTAATGGATGGAAAGAAGTATATTCAAATGATTTTGAAGATGACATGGAAGATGAATTAAAAGAACAAATTCTTCCTAGCATAAACAAAGGAGATAGTATAAAAATAAATTCTATATCCAAAACAACTGGAGAAACAAAACCACCAAAGCCATTTAATGAAGCTACATTACTTTCTGCTATGGAAAATCCAGTAAAATATATGAGTGGAGAAAGCAAAGAGCTTAAAAAGACCATAGGAGAGACTGGGGGAATTGGAACCGTTGCAACTAGGGCTGATATTATAGAAAAATTATTTAATACTTTCTTAATTGAAAAAAGAGGTAAAGATATTTTTATAACATCAAAAGGAAAACAACTTTTAGATTTAGTTCCGGAGGAATTAAAGTCTCCAGCATTAACGGCAGAATGGGAACAAAAACTTACTGCAATATCTAAGGGAAAACTTAATAAAGATAAGTTTTTAAGTGAAATAAAAGATTACTCAAAAGATACTGTCAATGAAATAAAAAATAGTAAAGAAAAATTTAAACATGATAACATGACAAGAGTAAAGTGTCCAGAGTGCGGTAAATATATGCTTGAGGTTAATGGCAAAAAGGGGAAGATTCTTGTGTGTCAAGATAGGGAATGTGGATATAGAAAAGGAATTAGTAGAATAAGTAATGCAAGATGTCCTGAATGCCATAAAAAATTAGAACTTCGTGGAGAAGGAGAGGGACAAATATTTGTTTGTAAATGTGGATATAGAGAAAAATTATCTGCATTTAAAGAGAGAAAGAAAAAAGATAGTGGAAAAGTATCTAAAAGGGAAGTAAATAAATATTTAAGACAACAACAAAAGGAAAATGATGAACCATTTAATAATCCATTTGCAGAAGCATTTAAAAAATTAGGGCTAAAGTAA
- the proS gene encoding proline--tRNA ligase has protein sequence MSKKKKFVEAITPMDEDFAKWYTDIVKKAELVDYASVKGCMIIRPYGYAIWENIQKYLDTKFKETGHENVYMPMFIPESLLQKEKDHVEGFAPEVAWVTQGGNDTLAERLCVRPTSETLFCDHYAKIIQSHNDLPKKYNQWCSVVRWEKTTRPFLRTTEFLWQEGHTAHATAEESAKETIDMLNVYANFCENVLAIPVIKGQKTEKEKFAGAKATYTIESLMHDGKALQSGTSHNFGDNFSKAFNIQYNDKNSQLQYVHQTSWGVTTRLIGAIIMVHGDDSGLKLPPRIAPLQVVIVPIAQHKEGVLDKAEELRQRIAKVARVKVDSSDKMPGWKFNEYEMKGVPVRLEVGPKDIENNQVVLVRRDTREKIFVSMDELETKIPELLDEIHNSMLEHARTHRDEHTYTAKTLDEFKEIADTKPGFIKAMWCGDTACEEKLKEVAGVSSRCMPFEQEEITDKCICCGKEAKHMVYWGKAY, from the coding sequence ATGTCAAAGAAAAAAAAATTCGTTGAAGCTATAACACCAATGGATGAAGATTTTGCAAAATGGTACACTGATATCGTAAAAAAAGCAGAACTTGTTGATTATGCAAGTGTTAAAGGATGCATGATTATCCGTCCTTATGGATATGCAATATGGGAAAACATCCAAAAATACTTAGATACTAAATTTAAAGAAACAGGACATGAAAATGTTTATATGCCAATGTTCATTCCTGAAAGCTTACTTCAAAAGGAAAAAGATCACGTTGAAGGATTTGCTCCTGAAGTTGCTTGGGTAACTCAAGGTGGTAACGATACTTTAGCTGAAAGATTATGCGTAAGACCAACATCAGAAACTTTATTCTGCGATCACTATGCAAAAATCATTCAATCACACAATGACCTACCAAAAAAATATAATCAATGGTGTTCTGTTGTAAGATGGGAAAAAACAACTCGTCCTTTCTTAAGAACAACTGAATTCCTATGGCAAGAAGGTCACACAGCACACGCAACTGCTGAAGAATCAGCTAAAGAAACAATAGATATGCTAAATGTTTATGCTAACTTTTGCGAAAATGTTTTAGCAATACCAGTTATAAAAGGACAAAAAACTGAGAAAGAAAAATTTGCTGGTGCAAAAGCTACTTACACAATTGAAAGTTTAATGCATGATGGTAAAGCACTACAATCTGGTACATCTCACAACTTTGGAGATAACTTCTCAAAAGCATTTAACATTCAATATAACGATAAAAACAGTCAACTTCAATATGTTCACCAAACATCTTGGGGTGTAACTACTCGTTTAATTGGAGCAATAATCATGGTACACGGTGATGATAGCGGTCTTAAATTACCACCAAGAATAGCTCCACTACAAGTTGTTATAGTACCTATAGCTCAACATAAAGAAGGAGTTCTTGATAAAGCTGAAGAACTTAGACAAAGAATCGCTAAAGTTGCTAGAGTTAAAGTTGATTCTAGCGATAAAATGCCAGGATGGAAGTTCAATGAATATGAAATGAAAGGTGTTCCAGTACGTCTTGAAGTTGGTCCAAAAGACATCGAAAACAACCAAGTTGTCCTTGTTAGACGTGACACTCGTGAAAAGATTTTTGTATCAATGGATGAACTTGAAACAAAAATCCCTGAACTTTTAGATGAAATCCACAACTCTATGCTTGAACACGCAAGAACTCATAGAGATGAACATACTTACACGGCTAAAACTTTAGATGAATTCAAAGAAATTGCAGATACTAAACCAGGATTTATCAAAGCTATGTGGTGTGGAGATACTGCTTGCGAAGAAAAACTTAAAGAAGTTGCAGGGGTTTCTTCTAGATGTATGCCATTTGAACAAGAAGAAATCACAGACAAATGTATATGTTGTGGAAAAGAAGCTAAACACATGGTTTACTGGGGAAAAGCTTATTAA
- the dgt gene encoding dGTP triphosphohydrolase, with the protein MTKNFFNGIIENKVNYRRLKGMTVVKELIKLKREKMKEYIQVPHDNDRLKPYIEKPLISADGIFTRTQFSRDRDRIKFSRAFRRLEHKAQIYSHEKGDHFRTRLTHTLAVSQISRSLAKNLGLDEELVDAITLGHDIGHTPFGHQGERTLDKIMSGEDDLSGKIKYSINYGGFKHNFHSLKVLDELEVKHRYHKGLNLTWQVMEGILKHTKIRRHKPSECTNCGGCWDIKRFIQDENFLKDYMDYNFSVTLEGQIVAMADEIAQRQHDIDDGLMDKDLGITLDDVCDYSLSEFKKIAMEMETGDIDTMDKYSLSHLDNLKYLIEGIEYINMDIGIERENLYKVGTLSTRVLNFFIQDVTISSLKNIGSITEDDVERKNDRLIIKKKVIDFSYAAKKVNDIIESYIKRKILNSYNVNRFDAKAVFIIKQLFKAYYSNPRQMPEYILERLLNRIKPILDNIYDVKFADGKKLRDINFVDSKPDEVNRLVNLMKLRIDFKELDIPEGFNMEKIKSLGYINEDRTLNKTKLTKLAKANYNEKFDSAESMLKALAEIQYAYLSVICDYVAGMTDNFACTEFKKLYLVI; encoded by the coding sequence ATGACAAAGAATTTTTTCAATGGTATTATAGAAAATAAGGTTAATTATAGAAGATTGAAGGGGATGACAGTAGTGAAGGAACTAATAAAACTTAAAAGGGAAAAAATGAAGGAGTATATACAAGTACCACATGACAATGATAGGTTAAAACCTTACATTGAAAAACCACTTATAAGTGCTGATGGAATTTTTACAAGAACACAATTTTCAAGGGATAGGGATAGAATCAAATTTTCAAGAGCATTTAGAAGACTTGAACACAAGGCACAAATATATTCTCATGAAAAAGGGGATCATTTTAGAACAAGACTTACTCATACACTTGCAGTATCTCAGATTTCAAGAAGTCTTGCAAAAAATTTAGGATTAGATGAGGAACTAGTGGATGCTATAACACTAGGACATGATATAGGACATACTCCATTTGGTCATCAAGGAGAAAGGACATTAGATAAGATTATGTCTGGGGAAGATGATTTATCCGGAAAAATAAAATATAGCATTAACTATGGAGGATTTAAGCATAATTTTCACTCATTAAAGGTCCTTGATGAGCTTGAAGTAAAGCATAGATATCATAAAGGATTGAACCTTACATGGCAAGTTATGGAGGGCATATTAAAGCATACAAAGATTAGAAGGCATAAACCAAGTGAATGTACAAACTGTGGTGGATGTTGGGATATAAAAAGATTTATACAGGATGAAAACTTTTTAAAGGACTATATGGACTATAATTTTTCAGTTACATTAGAAGGACAAATAGTTGCAATGGCAGATGAAATAGCTCAAAGGCAACATGATATTGATGATGGACTTATGGATAAGGATTTAGGAATAACTTTAGATGATGTTTGTGATTATTCATTAAGTGAATTTAAAAAAATTGCAATGGAAATGGAAACTGGTGATATTGATACTATGGACAAGTATTCATTATCACATCTTGATAACTTAAAGTATTTAATAGAAGGTATTGAATACATAAACATGGATATAGGAATTGAAAGGGAGAATTTATATAAGGTAGGTACATTATCAACAAGGGTTCTTAATTTCTTTATTCAGGACGTAACTATAAGTTCACTAAAAAATATAGGAAGTATAACTGAAGATGATGTTGAAAGAAAAAATGATAGATTAATTATTAAAAAGAAGGTTATAGATTTTTCTTATGCTGCAAAAAAAGTAAATGATATTATTGAAAGCTACATAAAAAGAAAAATACTTAATTCATACAATGTAAATAGATTTGATGCTAAAGCTGTGTTTATTATAAAACAATTATTTAAGGCTTATTACTCAAATCCAAGACAGATGCCAGAATATATATTAGAAAGATTATTAAATAGAATAAAACCTATTTTAGACAATATATATGATGTTAAATTTGCTGATGGTAAGAAGTTACGAGATATAAATTTTGTTGATAGTAAACCAGATGAAGTAAATAGACTTGTGAATCTTATGAAGCTTAGAATAGATTTTAAAGAACTAGATATTCCAGAGGGATTTAATATGGAAAAAATAAAATCTCTCGGATATATAAATGAAGATAGAACTTTAAATAAGACTAAATTAACAAAACTTGCAAAAGCTAATTATAATGAAAAATTTGATAGTGCAGAATCTATGTTAAAGGCACTGGCAGAAATACAATATGCATATTTGTCAGTTATTTGTGATTATGTAGCAGGTATGACAGATAATTTTGCGTGTACTGAATTTAAAAAATTATATTTAGTTATATAG
- a CDS encoding QueT transporter family protein, with protein MVKNITVSKITKVAIVAAVYAVLTAVIAPISYGPIQFRISEIMTLLAFIDPLYIPGLVLGCAISNLFSPLGIVDVVVGTTATFISVYMISKSKNLFIASLWPTINCIFIGAELYYLQHLPFWLTSLEVAIGEFVVVTLIGYPIFRVLLKKGDIIKLLKVSN; from the coding sequence ATGGTGAAAAATATTACGGTTAGTAAAATAACAAAAGTAGCAATTGTTGCAGCAGTATATGCTGTATTAACAGCTGTAATAGCGCCTATAAGTTATGGGCCTATTCAGTTTAGAATTTCAGAGATTATGACTTTACTTGCATTTATAGATCCATTATATATACCAGGATTAGTTTTAGGATGTGCTATATCAAATCTATTTAGTCCACTAGGAATTGTAGATGTTGTAGTTGGAACTACAGCTACATTTATAAGTGTTTATATGATAAGTAAAAGTAAAAATTTATTTATAGCATCGTTATGGCCAACGATAAATTGTATTTTTATAGGAGCTGAATTATATTATCTTCAACATCTTCCATTTTGGCTTACATCATTAGAAGTGGCAATTGGAGAGTTTGTAGTTGTAACTTTAATAGGATATCCTATATTCAGAGTTTTATTAAAAAAAGGTGATATTATAAAATTGTTAAAGGTAAGTAATTAA